One genomic window of Corynebacterium sp. sy039 includes the following:
- a CDS encoding 2'-5' RNA ligase family protein yields MTSPENVLLYLSPEHDAQVREIFGQLAAMGFPEQKQTPHISITFAPKLKPQVVQRAAELLPEVIPATLERRGVVVFGRKRKQTVAWLLEGSTRLEEVAREISALNPDGRGARWIPHLTMGLRLPREIVPAYVEALGQVTSSHFYQIHAQRAGYWQPAQQQLHTLADNS; encoded by the coding sequence ATGACCTCCCCAGAAAATGTTTTGCTGTATTTGTCGCCAGAGCATGACGCACAGGTGCGTGAAATTTTTGGTCAGTTAGCGGCTATGGGTTTCCCGGAGCAGAAACAAACTCCGCACATTAGTATCACTTTTGCGCCAAAATTGAAGCCGCAGGTAGTGCAGCGAGCAGCAGAATTATTACCAGAGGTTATTCCCGCCACTTTAGAACGACGCGGTGTTGTGGTTTTTGGTCGTAAAAGAAAACAGACAGTCGCGTGGCTATTGGAAGGCTCGACGCGCCTAGAAGAAGTCGCTCGAGAAATTAGTGCACTCAACCCTGACGGTCGGGGAGCGCGATGGATTCCACATCTCACAATGGGGTTGAGGTTACCGCGTGAGATTGTCCCAGCATATGTCGAGGCTTTGGGGCAGGTGACTTCGTCACATTTTTATCAGATTCATGCTCAGCGCGCTGGCTACTGGCAACCAGCTCAGCAGCAGCTACATACCCTGGCAGATAATTCTTAA
- a CDS encoding TetR/AcrR family transcriptional regulator, which produces MGRRDQKKIETKRRIAEVAVQLLREVGEEKTTISAIVDRADVSQRTFYNYFSNREEAIFYFVERLPHAIAKMIQASPQNKKTVELLEMLAIEIINEPQESSVSIHTLVVVLQHLEHYSVADYIQCRGEDTGEELSEHEKVPENTLDFFLPVIDALQEYSGNKLTRFEAFILGQTFVMVMKSVIEAHDSLLFDDLGSVQEMVHEGFKILSRGLGTLA; this is translated from the coding sequence TTGGGACGTCGTGATCAAAAAAAGATAGAAACTAAAAGAAGAATCGCTGAAGTTGCTGTGCAACTCCTCCGGGAAGTCGGAGAAGAGAAAACCACTATCTCAGCAATTGTTGACCGTGCTGACGTCTCCCAACGCACTTTCTACAATTATTTTTCTAATAGAGAAGAAGCTATTTTCTATTTCGTCGAAAGGCTCCCCCATGCCATTGCGAAGATGATTCAGGCCTCTCCTCAAAACAAAAAAACTGTTGAACTGTTAGAGATGCTGGCTATAGAGATCATTAATGAGCCACAAGAGAGTTCAGTAAGCATCCATACGCTCGTGGTTGTATTACAGCATCTTGAACACTATAGCGTTGCTGACTATATCCAGTGCCGAGGAGAAGATACAGGTGAGGAACTATCAGAACATGAGAAAGTTCCAGAAAACACCCTAGATTTCTTTCTTCCCGTTATTGATGCTTTGCAGGAATACAGTGGAAATAAGCTCACGAGATTTGAGGCATTCATTTTAGGGCAGACTTTCGTGATGGTGATGAAGTCAGTGATTGAAGCTCATGACAGCCTTCTGTTTGATGATCTTGGTTCTGTACAAGAGATGGTGCACGAGGGTTTTAAGATTCTTTCACGTGGTCTAGGAACCTTGGCGTAG
- a CDS encoding metallophosphoesterase family protein, giving the protein MNNSHSQPQISRRRLLQGGSIFAAGAVLSSRSSNYAAQAQESNTNTALPLHFNSDGRFKIVQFNDTQDDHMTDKRTIEFMSKVLDQEKPDFALINGDVITDGPTNPKQVYQAINNVVLPMEQRNIPWAITYGNHDEDSVKEANTGVYEKHMSQFVRSYRHNLNPEATDRPFGHSDAQLLIGSAKNKDHAAFAIWLLDSGNYLPENDSVQDNDELPHYDYIRPEQIKWYRELSLATEKRFGKKIPSLMYFHIPTYEHRDMWFGGPANHSDSKHKDATKRHKISGVKNEDVCYGSFNSGIYGAVRERGDVLGIYCGHDHINSYYGDYFGVELGYCPGTGFAPYGLHDGTILQHTLRGARVFELNENSDRIYETTRLIFAKDLGLDMQPAKQPIAQPAELPEYVKMPS; this is encoded by the coding sequence ATGAATAATTCGCATTCTCAACCGCAGATTTCTCGTCGTCGATTGCTACAAGGCGGCAGCATTTTCGCCGCAGGCGCTGTATTATCCTCACGCAGCAGTAACTACGCTGCTCAGGCTCAAGAAAGCAACACCAATACTGCCCTGCCATTGCACTTCAATAGCGACGGACGGTTTAAGATTGTCCAGTTCAATGACACCCAAGACGATCACATGACCGATAAACGCACTATCGAGTTCATGTCCAAAGTCTTGGATCAAGAAAAGCCAGACTTTGCGCTCATCAACGGTGATGTCATCACCGATGGTCCCACCAATCCAAAGCAGGTGTACCAAGCAATAAACAACGTGGTACTGCCTATGGAGCAGCGCAATATCCCTTGGGCAATCACCTACGGCAACCACGATGAAGACTCGGTTAAAGAAGCAAACACAGGCGTATATGAAAAGCATATGTCACAATTCGTGCGTAGCTATCGCCACAATCTCAATCCTGAGGCCACTGATCGTCCATTTGGGCATTCCGACGCTCAACTCTTGATCGGCTCCGCTAAGAACAAGGACCATGCTGCCTTTGCGATTTGGTTGCTCGATTCTGGTAACTACCTGCCAGAAAATGATTCCGTTCAAGATAATGATGAACTACCGCATTACGACTATATTCGTCCAGAACAGATCAAGTGGTATCGCGAGTTATCCCTGGCTACTGAAAAACGTTTCGGCAAGAAAATCCCGAGCCTGATGTATTTCCACATCCCTACCTATGAGCACCGTGATATGTGGTTCGGCGGTCCTGCAAATCACTCAGACTCTAAGCACAAAGATGCGACCAAGCGTCACAAAATTTCTGGTGTCAAAAACGAAGACGTCTGTTATGGCTCGTTTAACTCTGGCATTTACGGCGCAGTCCGTGAACGTGGCGATGTCCTTGGTATTTACTGTGGTCACGACCATATCAATAGTTACTATGGCGATTATTTTGGCGTAGAACTTGGCTACTGCCCAGGCACCGGCTTTGCCCCTTATGGTTTGCACGACGGCACCATTCTCCAACACACTTTACGCGGAGCACGAGTCTTTGAGCTCAACGAAAATAGTGACCGCATTTATGAAACAACACGGCTCATCTTTGCCAAAGATCTTGGTTTGGATATGCAACCAGCGAAACAACCAATCGCTCAACCAGCCGAGTTGCCTGAATATGTAAAAATGCCGAGCTAA
- a CDS encoding YihY/virulence factor BrkB family protein, with protein MSKREESVAAASTSSQQPRVAAAGGKVATTLSKDEYRQEVFKEQRWIHPRAWPLIIRRLYFEFFYHSLIDKGATLSFFTLLTAMPTLLAFYAITTLFLDHNRSQILQLTDEFISKNIPHNYADNARHIALVLIGSTEQSVIMLVISVLFALFSSSAYVRAFSRSANSMYGRLEGRSIIRTWATMWALTLTLVLGMVIIAGAYFMREDLLLPLLERLAEPLGWENVFLFMANHFLPVWRYVRWPAILLLTMLFIALLYHVTPNVQHGRFRWVTSGSIFAVAGIALVIYVLEFYLSHFAHIGLFGALGGVLSALFGLLIANTMLLLGIKLDAEVARIRELQAGISSEKLIRTPPRASNALNSYQKLNTQLEQQSVQLREQE; from the coding sequence ATGAGCAAAAGAGAAGAGTCCGTAGCAGCAGCGTCGACAAGCTCCCAGCAACCACGCGTTGCTGCTGCTGGTGGCAAGGTAGCCACCACTCTCTCAAAAGATGAATATCGCCAAGAAGTATTCAAGGAACAGCGTTGGATACACCCGCGCGCATGGCCACTGATTATTCGGCGACTATACTTTGAGTTCTTCTACCACTCGCTTATCGACAAAGGCGCGACGCTGAGTTTTTTCACCCTACTCACCGCAATGCCCACTCTGCTCGCCTTTTATGCCATAACGACGCTTTTCCTTGACCACAATCGATCTCAAATACTGCAGCTTACCGACGAATTTATCAGTAAAAATATCCCGCATAATTATGCAGATAATGCACGGCATATCGCACTCGTGCTCATCGGTTCTACTGAGCAGTCAGTCATTATGCTGGTCATAAGTGTGCTTTTTGCGCTATTTTCTTCCTCTGCCTATGTCCGTGCTTTCTCTCGAAGCGCCAATAGTATGTATGGACGTTTAGAAGGACGCAGCATTATCCGTACCTGGGCGACTATGTGGGCTCTCACCCTGACCTTGGTTTTAGGCATGGTCATCATTGCAGGCGCTTACTTCATGCGAGAAGATCTCCTCCTGCCACTACTAGAACGCCTCGCCGAGCCATTAGGTTGGGAAAATGTTTTTCTCTTTATGGCCAATCATTTTCTCCCTGTCTGGCGTTATGTGCGCTGGCCAGCAATTCTGCTACTCACCATGCTTTTTATCGCACTGCTCTATCACGTCACGCCTAATGTGCAGCATGGACGCTTTCGATGGGTAACTTCCGGCTCTATTTTTGCTGTTGCTGGTATTGCCCTTGTGATTTATGTGCTTGAGTTCTATCTCAGCCACTTCGCACATATCGGCTTATTTGGTGCTCTTGGCGGTGTGCTTTCTGCACTCTTTGGTTTGCTCATTGCCAATACCATGCTCTTGCTCGGCATCAAACTCGATGCCGAGGTAGCCAGAATCCGCGAGCTGCAAGCAGGAATAAGCTCCGAGAAACTTATTCGCACACCGCCTCGGGCAAGTAATGCCCTGAATAGTTATCAGAAATTAAATACCCAGTTAGAGCAGCAATCAGTGCAATTGCGTGAACAAGAATAA
- a CDS encoding CAP domain-containing protein translates to MRFVKKTVMACTAFAIATTGLVAQPASAAPISQETLDSLVKSLAVPGGVLNPVERQRLVADTNAFRVQNGKRPLAVSPDLSIGAQLWAEYMAKTGQFMHYPFGNGRFGENIWMAKGVSYTEAVPGWINSPGHRQNMLTDSYTKIGIGVAYAPDGTVYAVQRFKR, encoded by the coding sequence ATGCGCTTTGTTAAGAAAACAGTTATGGCTTGTACTGCATTTGCTATTGCGACGACAGGCCTTGTTGCTCAACCTGCTTCGGCTGCCCCTATTTCCCAAGAGACTCTTGATAGTCTTGTAAAGAGCCTGGCTGTGCCAGGTGGCGTACTTAACCCTGTGGAGCGTCAGCGCCTTGTGGCTGATACGAACGCGTTTCGTGTCCAAAATGGTAAGCGACCACTAGCGGTGAGCCCAGATTTGTCTATCGGCGCACAATTATGGGCAGAATACATGGCAAAAACTGGTCAGTTCATGCACTACCCATTTGGTAATGGTCGTTTCGGAGAGAACATCTGGATGGCCAAGGGTGTTTCTTATACCGAAGCAGTACCAGGTTGGATTAACTCTCCTGGTCACCGCCAGAATATGCTCACTGATTCCTACACAAAGATTGGCATTGGTGTTGCATATGCTCCAGATGGAACTGTGTATGCGGTACAGCGTTTTAAGCGCTAA
- a CDS encoding NAD(P)-dependent oxidoreductase, giving the protein MVGSAIAERAVERGHSVIGFSRKAQPAHPIHAVDYRVGDIADTQMVAHVATDVDVLVIAIPINRETGESESIIAAYRALIAARPQARVIVVGGAGGLELPDGTLLVDSPDFPGDYVNTGTFAKAVLDEIDDPQYRRQRFTVADKVDG; this is encoded by the coding sequence ATGGTTGGCTCTGCAATAGCAGAGCGTGCCGTCGAACGCGGTCACAGTGTTATTGGCTTTTCTCGAAAAGCTCAGCCAGCGCACCCTATTCATGCGGTTGATTATCGCGTCGGTGACATCGCTGATACACAAATGGTGGCACACGTGGCAACAGATGTTGATGTTCTCGTGATCGCTATTCCGATTAACCGAGAAACTGGCGAATCAGAAAGTATTATTGCAGCGTACCGCGCTCTCATCGCGGCTCGACCACAGGCGCGTGTCATAGTCGTCGGTGGTGCTGGCGGATTAGAGCTTCCCGACGGCACGCTTTTGGTAGATTCACCAGATTTTCCTGGCGACTATGTGAACACTGGTACGTTTGCCAAGGCAGTCCTCGATGAGATTGATGATCCGCAGTATCGTCGTCAGCGCTTTACTGTCGCGGATAAAGTGGATGGATAG
- a CDS encoding MMPL family transporter, giving the protein MAQFLYRIGRSAYKNKWRFLAAWLLILIGVGVAASTLSKPTAQSFDIPGLESVETQKALKEKFPVEDGADQLTAPVGTLVIQAPEGQTLAQGEAAQNVDKLVGALKELDFLVNKDALVSPVLAGEGLKAQLTQAKAAQGIPQEQIDADVAALSPLSKDGRTGTISVTFDAKTASDVSEEDKTAFEQAVKDNAGNLKYGWSGNSFRSQSIGGAAELIGIIVAAVVLTITFGSFIAAGLPLITAVIGVGTGLGIVFAATAFTDTINSTTPTLASMIGLAVGIDYALFIVSRFRNELINHVQGSNLEPKELAEKLKTLPLSTRAHLAGLAVGKAGSAVVFAGLTVLIALAALAIINIPFLTAMALAAAGTVAIAVLVAITLLPAILGLVGTKVFAGRVPGIKAPDPEQEKPTMGSRWVGVIRKHPVIWMLSSVIVLALLAIPATNLRLAMPSDGSSAQGTPNRTAYEMVDEAFGPGRNAPMIALVDYADVKDQDKAEVLNKAVAVLQSVEGVENAQLMKTNGKPEDPAQSLGDAAQVFITPTYGATDEHAADVLADLRSQEAQFHEKTGAQYSITGTTPIYEDISQRLSDVLIPYIAIVLALAVVLLMVVFRSFWVPLIAALGFALSVAATFGVTVALWQEGFAGIISDPQPLISFLPIMLIGIVFGLAMDYQVFLVTRMREGWAHGQAASDATTYGFKHGARVVTAAALIMMSVFSAFILMDEPFIKVMGFALAAAVFFDAFIIRMTFIPATMFLLGERAWKIPAWFDKILPHVDVEGESLTTSPTSDTTVSKTLAAETSGTAQPASTMSVEEK; this is encoded by the coding sequence ATGGCTCAATTTCTCTATCGCATAGGTCGCAGCGCCTATAAAAATAAGTGGCGTTTTCTCGCAGCATGGCTACTTATCCTCATAGGAGTGGGAGTAGCCGCTAGTACACTCAGTAAACCAACAGCACAATCCTTTGATATTCCTGGGCTAGAGTCAGTAGAAACTCAAAAAGCGCTCAAGGAAAAGTTCCCTGTCGAAGATGGAGCGGATCAACTTACTGCCCCAGTAGGAACCTTGGTCATTCAAGCCCCTGAAGGGCAAACCTTGGCTCAAGGAGAAGCTGCCCAGAACGTCGATAAGCTCGTCGGAGCGCTTAAAGAATTAGATTTTCTTGTCAATAAAGACGCTCTTGTTTCGCCAGTTCTAGCAGGTGAAGGGCTTAAAGCTCAGCTTACTCAGGCAAAAGCAGCACAAGGAATCCCTCAAGAACAAATTGATGCCGATGTTGCGGCGTTGAGTCCCTTGAGCAAAGATGGTCGCACAGGCACGATCAGTGTGACTTTTGATGCTAAAACAGCTTCTGATGTTTCAGAAGAAGATAAAACTGCATTTGAGCAGGCGGTCAAAGACAATGCCGGAAATCTTAAGTATGGCTGGTCCGGTAATAGCTTCAGAAGTCAAAGCATTGGCGGAGCCGCTGAGCTTATTGGTATCATCGTCGCCGCTGTTGTTCTCACAATCACTTTTGGTAGCTTCATAGCAGCTGGTCTGCCACTGATTACTGCTGTGATCGGAGTGGGAACAGGCTTGGGTATTGTTTTTGCCGCTACTGCTTTTACAGACACAATCAATTCCACAACACCAACCCTGGCATCCATGATTGGTCTTGCAGTGGGAATTGACTATGCGCTATTCATTGTTTCTCGCTTCCGAAATGAACTCATTAACCACGTCCAAGGCTCTAACCTGGAACCTAAAGAGCTGGCAGAAAAACTTAAGACCTTACCTCTGAGCACTCGTGCGCATTTAGCTGGACTAGCTGTGGGTAAAGCCGGATCAGCAGTTGTTTTCGCTGGTCTTACCGTGCTGATTGCACTGGCTGCTTTAGCTATCATCAATATCCCATTCCTCACCGCTATGGCACTTGCTGCAGCAGGAACAGTGGCTATTGCTGTTTTGGTTGCTATTACTCTTCTACCTGCCATATTGGGGCTTGTGGGTACAAAGGTATTTGCTGGACGTGTGCCAGGTATTAAAGCACCGGACCCTGAACAGGAAAAACCAACTATGGGTTCACGCTGGGTTGGTGTTATCCGCAAACACCCTGTGATATGGATGTTGAGTTCTGTTATTGTCTTGGCTTTGCTGGCAATTCCTGCCACGAATCTACGTCTTGCCATGCCAAGTGATGGATCTTCGGCTCAAGGTACACCTAATCGTACTGCCTATGAGATGGTTGATGAGGCCTTTGGGCCTGGACGTAATGCTCCCATGATTGCTTTGGTTGATTACGCTGATGTCAAAGATCAAGACAAAGCTGAAGTATTGAATAAAGCTGTAGCGGTCTTGCAGAGCGTCGAAGGTGTAGAAAATGCCCAGCTTATGAAGACTAATGGTAAGCCGGAAGACCCTGCACAATCCCTTGGCGATGCTGCACAGGTGTTTATTACTCCGACTTATGGCGCAACTGATGAACACGCAGCCGATGTTCTAGCTGATCTGCGTTCTCAAGAGGCTCAATTCCATGAGAAAACAGGCGCACAGTACTCCATCACAGGTACCACCCCCATCTATGAGGATATTTCCCAGCGTCTCTCTGATGTTTTGATTCCTTATATCGCTATTGTTTTGGCTCTCGCTGTTGTGTTGCTCATGGTGGTATTCCGTTCTTTCTGGGTGCCGTTGATTGCAGCACTAGGTTTTGCTCTCTCTGTTGCCGCCACTTTTGGTGTGACTGTGGCGTTGTGGCAGGAAGGCTTTGCTGGCATCATTAGTGATCCGCAGCCGTTGATTTCTTTCCTACCCATTATGTTGATCGGTATTGTTTTCGGTCTTGCTATGGATTACCAGGTCTTTTTGGTTACTCGTATGCGTGAAGGCTGGGCACATGGTCAAGCTGCATCAGATGCAACGACGTACGGCTTTAAGCATGGCGCCCGTGTGGTTACAGCTGCGGCGTTGATTATGATGTCCGTATTTTCTGCCTTCATTTTGATGGACGAACCATTCATTAAGGTGATGGGTTTTGCTTTGGCAGCGGCTGTATTCTTCGACGCATTCATTATCCGCATGACTTTCATTCCAGCCACCATGTTCCTCCTGGGAGAACGTGCGTGGAAAATCCCAGCATGGTTTGACAAAATCTTGCCGCATGTGGACGTTGAAGGAGAAAGCTTAACGACGTCTCCAACTTCTGACACAACTGTGTCAAAAACCCTTGCAGCTGAAACATCTGGCACAGCACAACCTGCTTCTACAATGAGCGTGGAGGAAAAGTAA